The following coding sequences are from one Lolium rigidum isolate FL_2022 chromosome 6, APGP_CSIRO_Lrig_0.1, whole genome shotgun sequence window:
- the LOC124662953 gene encoding WAT1-related protein At5g64700-like yields MGVDGKMPYVIAVIIQVIYTGMFIVSKAAFNQGMNTYVFIFYRQAAASLLLLPLAILLERKNARSLSFWLLLKLFLFALIGTTFSLNVYNVSLKFTSATVGSATSNSMPVVTFFIAILLRMEVVKPRSPSGIAKLTGVAFCLAGVVLIAFYIGPSLNPVNHHRALAAAHADGGDATRGTWIKGTFLMLLANVTWSLWIVLQAALLKEYPNKLLVTATQCVFSAVQCFVVTLVAERDFSRWQLRFDITLLAVLYTGFVVTGVSYYLQAWCADMKGPVFLAVWNPLGFVFTIFCSSFFLGEIVHLGSILGGLLLVGGLYSVLWGKSREHRIALCGEMNVIDGAEEERSAKEEKDERSDQEKGVMKQYDKVAAILPAEQA; encoded by the exons ATGGGGGTGGACGGGAAGATGCCGTACGTCATCGCGGTGATCATACAGGTCATCTACACTGGCATGTTCATCGTCTCCAAGGCAGCCTTCAACCAGGGGATGAACACCTACGTCTTCATCTTCTACCGCCAGGCAGCCGCCTCTCTTCTCTTGTTGCCTCTAGCCATTCTCCTCGAAAG GAAAAATGCACGGTCGTTGTCGTTCTGGTTGCTCCTGAAGCTGTTCTTGTTTGCCTTGATCGG GACTACATTTAGCTTGAATGTGTACAACGTGAGCCTCAAGTTCACGTCTGCAACCGTGGGATCTGCAACCAGCAACTCCATGCCTGTGGTGACCTTCTTCATAGCGATTCTACTGAG GATGGAAGTGGTGAAGCCGAGGAGCCCTTCAGGCATCGCCAAGCTCACCGGGGTTGCGTTCTGCCTCGCCGGGGTTGTCCTCATCGCCTTCTACATCGGGCCCTCCCTAAACCCAGTGAACCACCACCGCGCCTTGGCTGCCGCCCACGCAGACGGGGGAGATGCGACGAGGGGGACGTGGATCAAGGGCACGTTCCTGATGCTCCTCGCCAATGTGACGTGGTCCCTGTGGATCGTcctgcaggcggcgctgctgaagGAGTACCCCAACAAGCTGCTCGTCACGGCCACGCAGTGCGTCTTCAGCGCCGTTCAGTGCTTCGTCGTCACCCTGGTCGCTGAGAGGGACTTCTCCAGGTGGCAGCTCCGGTTCGATATCACCTTGCTCGCCGTCCTATACACA GGGTTTGTGGTGACGGGAGTATCCTACTACCTACAAGCGTGGTGCGCGGACATGAAGGGGCCCGTCTTCCTCGCCGTGTGGAACCCGCTCGGCTTTGTCTTCACCATTTTCTGCTCGTCCTTCTTCTTAGGGGAGATCGTTCACCTCGGCAG TATCTTGGGTGGACTGCTTCTCGTTGGAGGCCTGTATAGCGTGCTGTGGGGTAAAAGCAGGGAGCATCGGATCGCGCTGTGTGGTGAGATGAATGTGATTGATGGTGCTGAAGAAGAGAGATCGGCAAAGGAGGAGAAGGATGAGAGGAGCGACCAAGAGAAAGGGGTCATGAAGCAGTACGATAAGGTAGCAGCGATATTACCAGCTGAACaagcctga